In Coregonus clupeaformis isolate EN_2021a chromosome 7, ASM2061545v1, whole genome shotgun sequence, one genomic interval encodes:
- the LOC121569037 gene encoding histone acetyltransferase p300-like isoform X6, translating into MADNVLESGPPSAKRPKLSSPALSVSASDGNDFGSLFDLEHDLPDELINSSELGLVNGGDLSQLHTSLGGVMGGGQDAAAKHKQLSELLRAGAPPPSGQQGATNIPGGSMGLLGSMNASPGPQSMGPQGQHPSPQQAGMMQQAGMVGGLNRAMMGAQKGNGQQQGPTPQGMMGGQVMNGSPRMGYPVNPGMGSNSNLLAETLQQQGGQQMGAGGQAGMRPQQPGALNKMNMMANAGPYGGPYGQSAGQGLGGPQHQNKAGLPNSLAQFNLDKKTQPVQGMAGMASQQTSAVGPVSVGGVAVGAGAQAGLGTVATGPGAAPPTADPEKRKLIQQQLVLLLHAHKCQRREQANGEVRQCSLPHCRTMKNVLNHMTHCQAGKSCQVAHCASSRQIISHWKNCTRHDCPVCLPLKNAGDKRNQQCECALLSSAGVGLGSSLGAVPGGQPSTPNLNPPSQIDPSSIERAYAALGLTYQGNQMPQQPPQSNLPNQSGMRSLNAMGGNPMGMNGGVGVQPPNQSNLLPDAMLHNNMNVQSLMNDGSGAGSLGSMPMATPPSAAGMRKNWHEDITQDLRNHLVHKLVSSVQAIFPTPDPAALKDRRMENLVAYARKVEGDMYESANSRAEYYHLLAEKIYKIQKELEEKRRTRLQKQGMMPMQPGMPPSGLPQGPLGMGQSPLAPGQPPNGSHADPSMVRPTGPNQMVNRMQNPAGMNQFGQMGMQSLGQRSTPPLPLGGPLNQMGMGPTRMGQPNVAQLQNQYLPSGQFPGSSPGLGAGPVGMNHPGPQGGVAQQAQMPTPPSLPVSSPTAQPGSAAGSGPSQCSMGPGSVGGGPPSNLQLPNSNSSQPNSHPHCPPIRQNSPSPARSLTPTPHQTPSGLPGSQTPQPHTPNPPQVAPPLPQQQLASSQPMGQGMNSEKPNQLQQQTIGGGASGGQPGKAQSVPTQNAHVPTQLPRTPLSQKSSLTADGQASTPASVSSVDPSSQLTSSDAPAPAEPKMEVKQQDDEDAEDQGEGKASGKMGKGQADIKSEEKPEIKKEKPSGDGCKGEPMDTSSSAATPKMEDRDRKPEVKTEPKDEEERSGASGTHSSPASAQNKRKIFKPEELRQALMPTLEALYRQDPESLPFRQPVDPQLLGIPVRIRTSNKTNLDYFDIVKNPIDLSTIKRKLDTGQYQEPWQYVDDIWLMFNNAWLYNRKTSRVYKYCSKLAEVFEAEIDPVMQGLGYCCGRKLEFSPQTLCCYGKQLCTIPRDATYFSYQNSSPQFGLLADRYHFCEKCFNEIQGECVSLGDDPSQPQTSISKDQFQRKKNDTLDPEWLVECIDCGRKMHQICVLHNDTIWPAGFVCDSCLKKANKTRKENKYAAKRLPQTKLGSFLEGRVNDYLRRQNHPESGDVTIRVVHVSDKVVEVKPGMKSRFVDTGEMSESFPYRTKALFAFEDIDGADVCFFGMHVQEYGSDSPPPNQRRVYISYLDSVHFFQPRHLRTGVYHEILIGYLEYVKKLGFTTGHIWACPPSEGDDYIFHCHPVDQKIPKPKRLQEWYKKMLDKAVAERIVHDYKDVFKQATEDRLTSANELPYFEGDFWPNVLEESIKELEQEEEERKREENSTSSESVDAPKSDSKNAKKKNSKKTSKNKNSSLIRANKKKPGMPNVSNDLSQKLYASMEKHKEVFFVIRLIAGPTANSLPPITDPDPLMACDLMDGRDAFLTLARDKHLEFSSLRRAKWSSMCMLVELHNQSQDRFVYTCNECKASVETRFHCTVCEDYDLCITCYNTKGHEHKMEKLGLGLDDESNNAAAAASQSPGDSRRLSIQRCIQSLVHACQCRNANCSLPSCQKMKRVVQHTKGCKRKTNGGCPICKQLIALCCYHAKHCQENKCPVPFCLNIKHKLRQQQLQHRLQQAQMLRRRMASMQRVGQPACGGGGPPGGLPSPGNNSTTAPSTPMSGGTQPPTPQTPTQPNMPPGPQPGMGGGGTLQQQQQLQQQSGMPQQHHQLHHQFQQMPGGGGMMNSPQQQQMVPQVQQQSQASNPQQLQQHPNSLPPYTNRPPGSSPHPQSQGKPGLGPATPPQQQPPQQQPNPGQPSMPQQQQPPSGPPPAAVEIALKIQQVADAQRKMALQRQAAQAAGMMPPHPHHQQPQGQMGMAHPGVGMVGAQGLPPQAQAAQAAATRAHMEQQQQQQQQQQQGPPGMMVGPAPMQQQPQQPNPQGQLPPQVQQRVGPPLQNPQQQWAGQGMPPQQRQVMMGHPGMVAPQQQQPQQMQQRQQALGPGGLIGMVQQGGAAGGGNLPQAALQELLRTLRSPSSPEQQQQVLNILRSNPQLMAAFIKQRASKYKGGPGPLGAPGGPGPLGAPGGPGPARVPGGMGSQQVNVNAVAGQPGMHMGQGVNMPTMAQLQQVQQLQQQQQQQQQQRPMLSSLQQQQVAALQQQHQQQQHQQGGMPGQQAPNMANINPQFRELLMRRHLQQQQQQQQQQQQQQQIGNHAQFQQQGYMGQPGMAPQQPGQGQSGLQPGAQPGQQQQGYPGTVAQQQAAAVLQQRLQHQHQLQMQQQQHQNAMAGHQGAEGGPGSGVGGPPQQPQPQGAPQPLSSQALLQQALHQRLLQQQQQHLGGGSPAQHSSPMSPQQQMAQSPHLQGQTLSTSLSNQVRSPQPSPRPQSQPPHSSPSPRMQPQPSPHHISPQTQTGSPHPGQLPQHHPGMVVPPQQPPQQQQNSMDQFGSDQNAMLSQLSGMGGLHGPGGPDMLSGNSQDLVQNINHNTLDIM; encoded by the exons ATGGCCGATAATGTTCTAGAGTCCGGCCCGCCTTCAGCCAAGAGGCCTAAACTATCATCCCCTGCTCTCTCAGTCTCCGCCAGTGATGGAAACG ATTTTGGTTCACTCTTTGACCTGGAGCATGACCTCCCCGATGAGCTCATCAACTCGTCGGAGCTGGGCCTTGTCAACGGAGGGGACCTCAGCCAGCTCCACACCAGCCTGGGAGGTGTAATGGGAGGAGGCCAGGATGCTGCTGCCAAACACAAACAGCTCTCGGAGCTCCTCCGGGCTGGAGCGCCGCCCCCCTCGGGCCAGCAGGGAGCCACCAACATCCCTGGTGGCTCCATGGGCCTCCTGGGCAGCATGAACGCCTCCCCTGGGCCCCAGAGCATGGGCCCCCAGGGGCAGCACCCCTCACCCCAGCAGGCTGGCATGATGCAGCAGGCGGGCATGGTGGGTGGACTGAACAGGGCCATGATGGGGGCCCAGAAGGGCAACGGCCAGCAGCAGGGGCCCACGCCCCAGGGCATGATGGGGGGCCAGGTGATGAACGGCTCGCCCCGAATGGGATACCCGGTCAACCCGGGCATGGGAAGTAACAGTAACCTGCTGGCAGAAACCCTGCAGCAGCAGGGGGGGCAGCAAATGGGGGCAGGGGGACAGGCAGGGATGAGGCCACAGCAACCTGGAGCACTGAACAAG atgaaTATGATGGCTAATGCGGGCCCCTATGGTGGTCCGTACGGTCAGTCAGCAGGCCAAGGTCTGGGTGGCCCACAGCACCAGAACAAGGCTGGTCTGCCCAATAGCCTGGCCCAGTTCAACCTGGACAAGAAGACACAGCCTGTACAGGGCATGGCTGGGATG GCCTCCCAGCAGACCTCGGCGGTAGGGCCAGTATCTGTGGGTGGAGTGGCGGTTGGAGCCGGGGCCCAGGCTGGCCTTGGTACCGTTGCAACAGGTCCGGGGGCAGCGCCCCCCACGGCCGACCCGGAGAAGCGCAAGCTGATCCAGCAGCAGCTGGTGCTCCTGCTCCACGCCCACAAGTGCCAGCGGCGGGAGCAGGCCAACGGGGAGGTGCGCCAGTGCAGCCTGCCCCACTGCCGCACCATGAAGAACGTCCTCAACCACATGACCCACTGCCAGGCTGGCAAGTCCTGCCAGG tGGCACACTGTGCCTCGTCGCGACAGATCATCTCTCACTGGAAGAACTGCACTCGGCACGACTGTCCTGTCTGCCTGCCGCTCAAGAACGCCGGAGACAAAAGGAACCAGCAGTGTGAGTGTG CTCTACTAAGCAGTGCCGGGGTTGGCCTGGGCAGCTCGTTAGGGGCAGTGCCAGGGGGTCAGCCCAGCACCCCTAACCTCAACCCGCCCAGCCAGATTGACCCCAGCTCCATTGAGAGGGCCTACGCCGCCCTGGGCCTCACCTACCAGGGCAACCAGATGCCCCAGCAACCGCCCCAGTCCAACCTGCCCAACCAGTCTGGCATGAGGTCGCTAAACGCCATGG GAGGGAACCCCATGGGGATGAATGGAGGGGTGGGGGTGCAGCCCCCCAATCAGTCCAACCTGCTACCAGACGCCATGCTGCACAACAATATGAATGTGCAAAG TTTGATGAACGACGGCAGCGGGGCGGGCAGCCTGGGCTCCATGCCCATGGCGACCCCTCCCTCAGCCGCGGGCATGAGGAAGAACTGGCACGAGGACATCACCCAGGACCTGCGCAACCACCTCGTCCACAAGCT GGtgagcagtgtgcaggccatctTCCCCACCCCGGACCCGGCTGCGCTGAAGGACCGGCGGATGGAGAACCTGGTGGCCTACGCTCGTAAAGTAGAGGGGGACATGTACGAGTCGGCCAACAGCAGG GCGGAGTACTACCACCTCCTGGCTGAGAAGATCTATAAGATCCAGAAGGAACTGGAGGAGAAGAGGCGGACGCGGTTACAGAAGCAGGGCATGATGCCCATGCAACCTGGCATGCCTCCCTCAGGCCTGCCACAGGGACCCCTTGGCATGGGCCAGTCGCCTCTGGCCCCCGGACAGCCGCCTA ATGGTTCTCATGCTGACCCCTCCATGGTTCGACCCACCGGACCCAATCAGATGGTGAACAGGATGCAGAACCCTGCAG GGATGAATCAGTTTGGTCAAATGGGGATGCAGTCATTAGGTCAGAGGTCAACGCCTCCCCTCCCACTTGGCGGACCTCTAAATCAG ATGGGTATGGGGCCAACGCGGATGGGGCAGCCCAACGTTGCCCAGCTCCAGAACCAGTACCTCCCTTCTGGTCAGTTCCCTGGGTCCAGTCCTGGCCTCGGGGCTGGCCCAGTCGGCATGAACCATCCAGGGCCACAAGGAGGCGTGGCACAG CAGGCCCAGATGCCCACGCCGCCCTCGCTCCCGGTCAGCAGCCCTACAGCCCAGCCAGGCTCAGCGGCAGGTTCAGGGCCCTCCCAGTGCTCCATGGGGCCAGGCAGCGTAGGTGGAGGCCCTCCTTCCAACCTGCAACTGCCAAACTCCAACTCGTCCCAGCCCAACTCACACCCGCACTGCCCCCCCATCCGTCAGAACTCCCCCTCCCCGGCACGCAGCCTCACGCCAACCCCTCATCAGACGCCGTCTGGTCTGCCAGGCTCGCAAACCCCCCAGCCTCACACGCCCAACCCGCCCCAGGTCGCCCCTCCGCTCCCACAGCAGCAGCTAGCGTCGTCACAGCCAATGGGGCAAGGAATGAACTCGGAGAAGCCCAATCAGCTCCAGCAGCAGACAATCGGTGGTGGAGCTTCTGGAGGCCAGCCGGGGAAGGCTCAGTCTGTGCCTACCCAGAATGCCCATGTGCCAACCCAGCTTCCGCGAACTCCA cTGTCTCAGAAGTCTTCTCTGACTGCAGACGGCCAGGCCTCCACTCCAGCCTCGGTGAGCAGCGTGGACCCTAGCTCCCAGCTGACCTCGTCTGACGCCCCCGCCCCAGCTGAGCCCAAGATGGAGGTGAAACAGCAGGACGATGAGGATGCTGAGGACCAGGGAGAGGGGAAGGCCTCTGGGAAGATGGGCAAGGGACAGGCAGACATCAAGTCAGAGGAGAAACCGGAG ATTAAGAAGGAGAAGCCTTCAGGCGACGGATGCAAGGGTGAGCCTATGGACACATCGTCATCGGCAGCAACGCCGAAGatggaggacagagacaggaagCCAGAGGTGAAGACTGAGCCCAAAGACGAAGAGGAGAGGTCGGGGGCATCGGGCACGCACAGCTCCCCCGCCAGCGCTCAGAATAAGAGGAAAA TCTTTAAGCCTGAGGAGCTGCGGCAGGCTCTGATGCCCACCCTGGAGGCCTTGTACCGCCAAGACCCTGAGTCTCTGCCCTTCCGCCAACCAGTGGACCCCCAGTTACTGGGAATACCCGTACGTATTCGAACTAGTAACAAAACTAACCTG GACTACTTTGACATTGTAAAGAACCCCATAGACCTGTCGACGATAAAGCGTAAGCTGGACACGGGACAGTATCAGGAGCCCTGGCAATATGTGGATGACATCTGGCTCATGTTTAACAACGCCTGGCTGTACAACCGCAAGACATCCCGCGTCTACAAGTACTGCTCCAAGCTGGCCGAGGTGTTCGAAGCCGAGATCGACCCTGTCATGCAGGGCCTGGGCTACTGCTGCGGGAGGAAG CTTGAGTTTTCCCCCCAAACTCTATGCTGCTATGGGAAACAGTTATGCACCATCCCGCGCGATGCTACTTATTTTAGCTACCAGAACAG TTCACCACAATTTGGGCTTCTTGCTGACAGGTACCACTTCTGTGAGAAGTGTTTCAACGAAATCCAGGGCGAGTGCGTGTCCCTGGGGGATGATCCCTCTCAGCCTCAGAC GTCCATCAGCAAAGATCAGTTTCAGCGGAAGAAGAATGACACGCTCGACCCTGAATG GCTTGTGGAATGTATCGACTGCGGGCGTAAAATGCACCAAATCTGTGTCCTGCATAATGACACCATATGGCCGGCAGG CTTTGTATGTGACAGCTGCCTTAAGAAGGCCAATAAGACACGGAAAGAGAACAAATACGCGGCCAAAA GGCTCCCTCAAACTAAGTTGGGCAGCTTCCTAGAGGGGCGAGTGAATGACTACCTCAGGCGGCAGAACCATCCCGAGTCTGGTGATGTCACTATCCGTGTGGTCCATGTCTCCGACAAGGTGGTGGAGGTCAAGCCGGGCATGAAATCCAG GTTTGTGGACACTGGGGAAATGTCGGAGTCCTTTCCCTACAGGACGAAGGCGCTGTTTGCGTTCGAGGACATAGACGGAGCTGACGTCTGCTTCTTCGGCATGCACGTGCAGGAGTATGGCTCAGACAGCCCTCCGCCAAACCAGAGACGCGTGTATATCTCTTACTTGGACAGCGTGCACTTCTTCCAACCTCGACACCTCCGCACAGGCGTCTACCATGAGATACTCATAGGGTACCTGGAGTACGTGAAGAAGTTGGG GTTTACAACAGGGCACATCTGGGCTTGTCCCCCAAGTGAAGGGGACGACTACATCTTCCACTGTCATCCTGTGGACCAGAAGATCCCCAAGCCCAAGCGCCTACAGGAGTGGTACAAGAAGATGCTGGACAAGGCCGTAGCTGAGCGCATTGTGCACGACTACAAG GACGTCTTCAAGCAGGCCACGGAGGACCGTCTCACCAGTGCCAACGAGCTACCATACTTTGAGGGGGACTTCTGGCCCAACGTGCTGGAGGAGAGCatcaaggagctggagcaggaggaggaggagaggaagagggaggagaacagCACCTCCAGCGAGAGCGTAGAT GCCCCGAAAAGTGACAGCAAGAATGCCAAAAAGAAGAACAGTAAGAAGACAAGCAAGAACAAGAACAGCAGCCTGATCCGAGCCAATAAGAAGAAACCAGGGATGCCCAATGTGTCCAATGACCTCTCCCAGAAGCTCTACGCTTCTATGGAGAAACACAAGGAG GTGTTCTTTGTGATCCGTCTCATCGCCGGCCCCACTGCCAACTCCCTGCCCCCCATCACGGACCCAGACCCCCTAATGGCCTGTGACCTGATGGACGGGCGTGATGCCTTCCTGACACTGGCCAGGGACAAGCACCTGGAGTTCTCCTCCCTGAGGAGGGCCAAGTGGAGCTCCATGTGCATGCTGGTGGAGCTACACAATCAGAGCCAGGACCGCTTCGTCTACACCTGCAACGAGTGCAAGGCAAGCGTGGAGACACGCTTCCACTGCACCGTCTGCGAGGACTATGACCTCTGTATCACCTGCTATAACACTAAGGGCCATGAACACAAGATGGAGAAGCTGGGCCTGGGCCTGGACGACGAGAGCAACAACGCAGCGGCCGCTGCCAGTCAGAGCCCCGGGGACTCCCGCCGCCTCAGCATCCAGCGCTGTATCCAGTCCCTGGTCCACGCCTGCCAATGCCGCAATGCCAACTGCTCCCTGCCGTCCTGCCAGAAGATGAAGCGTGTGGTGCAGCACACCAAGGGATGCAAGCGCAAGACCAACGGTGGCTGCCCTATCTGCAAGCAACTCATCGCCCTGTGCTGCTACCACGCCAAGCACTGCCAGGAGAACAAGTGCCCTGTGCCCTTTTGCCTCAACATCAAGCACAAGCTCCGCCAGCAGCAACTCCAGCACCGCCTCCAGCAGGCTCAGATGCTGCGGAGAAGAATGGCCAGCATGCAGAGGGTGGGCCAGCCTGCCTGCGGTGGAGGAGGACCCCCGGGGGGGCTGCCATCACCGGGTAACAACAGCACCACAGCCCCCAGTACACCCATGTCAGGAGGCACCCAGCCCCCAACACCACAGACACCCACCCAGCCCAACATGCCTCCTGGGCCCCAGCCAGGGATGGGTGGTGGAGGAACTTTGCAGCAACAGCAACAACTCCAGCAGCAGAGTGGGATGCCTCAGCAGCaccaccagctccaccaccagtTCCAGCAGATGcctggaggaggggggatgatGAACTCCCCCCAGCAGCAGCAGATGGTTCCTCAGGTCCAACAGCAGTCCCAGGCTTCAAACCCCCAACAGCTCCAGCAACACCCCAACAGCCTGCCCCCTTACACCAACAGGCCTCCAGGCTCCTCGCCGCACCCCCAGTCCCAAGGCAAACCGGGCCTGGGACCAGCCACACCACCTCAGCAGCAGCCACCCCAACAGCAGCCCAACCCTGGCCAGCCTTCCATGCCCCAACAGCAGCAACCTCCTTCGGGGCCGCCTCCAGCGGCTGTGGAGATCGCTTTAAAGATTCAACAAGTGGCAGACGCCCAAAGGAAGATGGCCCTGCAGAGGCAGGCGGCGCAGGCAGCTGGTATGATGCCGCCGCACCCTCACCACCAACAGCCCCAGGGCCAGATGGGCATGGCCCACCCTGGGGTGGGCATGGTGGGGGCCCAGGGGCTGCCTCCCCAGGCTCAGGCAGCTCAGGCTGCTGCCACCAGGGCTCACATggagcagcaacaacaacaacagcagcagcagcagcagggtcCTCCAGGTATGATGGTGGGCCCTGCCCCCATGCAGCAGCAGCCCCAGCAGCCTAACCCCCAGGGCCAGCTGCCTCCACAGGTGCAGCAGAGGGTTGGTCCCCCGCTTCAGAATCCCCAGCAACAGTGGGCCGGCCAGGGAATGCCACCCCAGCAGAGGCAAGTCATGATGGGACATCCAGGCATGGTGGCGCCTCAGCAGCAACAACCGCAGCAAATGCAACAGCGGCAGCAGGCTCTGGGACCTGGTGGGTTGATTGGTATGGTGCAGCAAGGTGGTGCGGCCGGGGGTGGGAACCTCCCGCAGGCTGCCCTTCAGGAACTGCTGCGTACCCTTCGCTCCCCCAGCTCACCCGAGCAGCAACAGCAGGTGCTCAATATCCTTCGCTCAAACCCTCAGCTAATGGCTGCCTTTATCAAGCAGAGAGCCTCCAAGTACAAGGGGGGCCCAGGACCCCTGGGAGCCCCTGGTGGCCCAGGACCCCTGGGAGCCCCTGGTGGGCCAGGTCCAGCCAGAGTTCCAGGAGGTATGGGCAGCCAACAGGTCAATGTGAATGCTGTGGCTGGTCAGCCAGGTATGCACATGGGTCAGGGAGTCAACATGCCTACCATGGCCCAGCTACAGCAAGTACAGCAgctacaacagcagcagcagcaacaacagcagcagcgtCCTATGCTTAGTAGTTTGCAGCAGCAACAGGTGGCAGCACTTCAGCAACAGCATCAACAGCAGCAGCATCAGCAAGGAGGGATGCCAGGCCAGCAGGCACCTAACATGGCCAACATAAACCCCCAGTTCAGAGAGCTCCTTATGAGGAGGCATCTCcaacaacagcaacagcagcagcagcagcagcagcaacaacaacagatTGGGAACCATGCCCAGTTCCAGCAGCAGGGCTACATGGGCCAGCCGGGCATGGCCCCCCAGCAGCCTGGTCAGGGCCAGTCTGGACTGCAGCCTGGAGCCCAGccagggcagcagcagcagggttACCCTGGCACGGTGGCCCAGCAGCAGGCTGCTGCAGTGCTCCAGCAGAGGCTCCAGCATCAGCACCAACTCCAGATGCAGCAGCAACAACACCAGAACGCCATGGCGGGCCAccagggggctgaggggggtccgGGCAGTGGAGTAGGAGGCCCACCTCAGCAGCCCCAGCCGCAGGGCGCCCCCCAGCCGCTGTCCTCCCAAGCTCTGCTCCAGCAGGCCCTGCACCAGAGGCTGcttcaacagcagcagcagcatctggGTGGTGGCTCTCCAGCCCAGCACAGCAGCCCCATGAGCCCCCAGCAGCAGATGGCCCAGTCCCCTCACCTGCAGGGCCAGACGCTGTCCACGTCCCTCAGCAACCAAGTGCGCTCGCCTCAGCCCTCCCCGCGACCCCAGTCCCAGCCACCACACTCTAGCCCCTCCCCGCGCATGCAGCCCCAGCCTTCCCCTCACCATATCTCCCCACAAACCCAGACAGGCTCCCCGCACCCGGGCCAGCTACCCCAGCACCACCCTGGCATGGTGGTCCCCCCTCAACAGCCGCCTCAGCAGCAGCAGAACTCAATGGACCAGTTTGGGTCTGACCAGAATGCCATGCTGTCTCAGCTCAGTGGGATGGGTGGTCTTCATGGGCCTGGAGGACCTGACATGCTGTCTGGGAACAGCCAGGACCTTGTGCAGAACATTAATCACAACACCTTAGACATCATGTAG